The Niallia alba genome includes a window with the following:
- the spoIIIJ gene encoding YidC family membrane integrase SpoIIIJ, with translation MTILTGCTEFNQPITSESEGFWNEYIVYPLSQLIIKTAAFAGGSYGISIIIVTILVRLVILPLMIKQTRNSKAMQAIQPQMKELQQKYSSKDQKTQQKLQEETMKLFQENKVNPLSGCFPLIVQMPILIGFYHAISRTREIASHDFLWFSLGQPDPIYLLPIVAGVTTFIQTKLSMAGAPPNPQMQMMVWIMPVMILVFAINFPAALSLYWVVGNIFTIIQTYFIKGPEIKNVGQTSKAGGAKK, from the coding sequence GGATGTACAGAGTTTAATCAACCAATAACTTCTGAAAGTGAAGGATTCTGGAATGAGTATATCGTATATCCACTATCTCAACTGATTATTAAAACAGCAGCATTTGCTGGCGGAAGTTATGGTATCTCTATTATTATCGTAACGATATTAGTTCGACTTGTTATTTTGCCACTAATGATTAAGCAAACGAGAAACAGTAAGGCAATGCAGGCAATTCAACCGCAGATGAAAGAATTGCAGCAAAAATACAGTTCTAAAGATCAAAAGACACAGCAAAAGCTTCAAGAGGAAACGATGAAGTTGTTCCAAGAAAATAAAGTTAATCCTTTGTCTGGATGTTTCCCTCTAATCGTACAAATGCCTATTCTGATAGGATTCTATCATGCTATTTCTCGTACGAGAGAAATTGCATCACATGATTTCTTATGGTTCAGTTTAGGACAACCAGATCCAATCTATCTATTGCCGATTGTAGCTGGTGTTACAACATTTATCCAAACAAAATTATCAATGGCTGGAGCTCCGCCAAATCCACAAATGCAAATGATGGTTTGGATTATGCCAGTTATGATTTTAGTATTTGCTATTAATTTTCCGGCAGCATTATCTCTTTACTGGGTAGTAGGTAATATTTTTACCATTATCCAAACGTATTTTATTAAAGGTCCTGAAATTAAAAATGTTGGCCAAACTAGCAAAGCAGGAGGAGCGAAGAAGTGA